DNA from Salinibacterium sp. dk2585:
GTGATCTCGAGTTCCCCATGCGGCACGACCGCGTTGACCGACCCCATCTCGTACGCCCGCTGGGCGCTGTACTCACGGGCGAGGAAGAAGACCTCCCGCGCGTTCTTCTGCCCGATCTGACGCGCGAAGTAGGCGCTGCCGTAGCCGGCGTCGAAGGAGCCGACGTCGGCATCCGTCTGCTTGAACTTGCCGTGCTCCGCCGAGGCGATCGTCAGGTCGCAGACGACGTGGAGGGAGTGCCCGCCGCCGGCCGCCCATCCGGGCACGACCGCGATGACGACCTTGGGCATGAAGCGAATGAGGCGCTGCACCTCGAGGATATGGAGGCGTCCCGAACGCGCGGGGTCCTGCACGGTCATCGCGTCATCCGAATATTTGTAGCCGTCGCGGCCCCGGATGCGCTGGTCGCCACCCGAGCAGAAGGCCCAGCCGCCATCCTTGGGGCTCGGCCCGTTGCCGGTCAGCAGCACGACGCCGATGCGCGGGTTCTGGCGGGCGTCATCGAGCGCGCGGTAGAGCTCGTCGACCGTGTGCGGTCGGAACGCGTTGCGCACCTCCGGCCGGTTGAACGCGATGCGGGCGACGCGGCCCTCCGTGTCGTGGTGGTACGTGATGTCGGTCAGCGCGTCGGCGCCGGGCGCCACCACCCAGCGGGAGTCGTCGAAAAGCTCGGAGACGGTCATGCTCCCAGCCTACGGGGGCGCGGCGCGCGGAGTTTTGTGCGTCGCGCGTACGATCAAACGTGCGCGTGACGCACAGAAGTGCGCGCGGCGGGTTAGCTGAGGGCGCCGAGCACCGTGACCTGCAGCCACGGGTTCGCGAGCAGCCCGAGGACGATCGCCGGGGCGCCCCACCAGCGTCCGAGACGGGCCACGACCGCGACGAGGCCGGTCACGACGCCGGCCAGGGTCAGCCCGTTGGCGATCCACGCGAGCACGGATGCCACGGCCCAGGAAGTCTCGGTGGCAGACGCCGGTGCGGCGATGGTGATCGCGACGATCTCGACCACCAGTCCCACGAGCGCGAGCCCCAGCGCGACCATGCCGGGGAGCGCCTTCCCGCGTCGACGAGCGCTTGGCACGGGCTGCGGGGACTGCGCGGGCCCGGTGGGCACCGTCAGCACTGGCTCAGCGGTCCAGTTCGCCGCCGACCAGGGATCGGCAGATGGCGCTGTGCCCGCCCCCGCGGGCGCGGACTCACCACTCGAATTCATGCACGCGAGCCTATTCCACGTGTCGCGGGCACACTCACGGGGAACGCGACATCCGTTTTGCCAGACTGGGGCGATGCTCCCCACGATCGACGACCTGCTCGCAACGGCGCGAGTGGTCTGTCTCCCCCTGCGCACGCGGTTCCGCGGCATCGACACCCGCGAAGCCCTCCTCCTCGAGGGGCCGCGCGGTGCGACCGAGTTCTCCCCCTTCGTCGAATACGACGACACCGAGGCAGCCACCTGGCTTGCCGCCGCGATCGACTTCGGCTGGGGCGAGGAACCGGCCGTGTTCCGCAGCAGCGTGCGGGTGAACGCGACCCTGCCGGTGGTCGAGCCCAGTCGCGTCGCCGGGGTGCTCGACCGATTCAGCGGATGCCGCACCGTCAAGGTCAAGGTCGCCGGCCCGTCCCAGCGCATCGCCGACGATGTCGAACGGGTGCGGGCGGTGCGCGAGTACCTCGGCCCGGAGGGCCGCATCCGCCTCGACGCCAACGGTGCCTGGACGATCGACGAGGCCGAGCGGGCCGTGCACGCCCTGGCCGAGTTCGACCTCGAGTACCTCGAGCAGCCGTGCGCGAGCGTTGACGAGCTCGCCCAACTGCGCGAGCGCATCCGCTACATGGGCATCGGCATCGCCGCGGACGAGAGCGTTCGGAAAGCCGAGGATCCGCTCGCGGTTGCCCGGGCCGGCGCCGCCGACCTGCTCGTCATCAAGGCGCAGCCCCTGGGCGGCATAGCCGCCGCGGAACGCATCATCGCCGAGGCCGGCCTGCCGGTCGTCATCTCGAGCGCACTCGACACAAGCATCGGTCTCTCGATGGGCGCCC
Protein-coding regions in this window:
- a CDS encoding 1,4-dihydroxy-2-naphthoyl-CoA synthase gives rise to the protein MTVSELFDDSRWVVAPGADALTDITYHHDTEGRVARIAFNRPEVRNAFRPHTVDELYRALDDARQNPRIGVVLLTGNGPSPKDGGWAFCSGGDQRIRGRDGYKYSDDAMTVQDPARSGRLHILEVQRLIRFMPKVVIAVVPGWAAGGGHSLHVVCDLTIASAEHGKFKQTDADVGSFDAGYGSAYFARQIGQKNAREVFFLAREYSAQRAYEMGSVNAVVPHGELEITAYEWAQEILTKSPTAIRMLKFAFNAVDDGLVGQQVFAGEATRLAYGTDEAVEGRDSFLEKRAPDWSPFPWQF
- a CDS encoding o-succinylbenzoate synthase — its product is MLPTIDDLLATARVVCLPLRTRFRGIDTREALLLEGPRGATEFSPFVEYDDTEAATWLAAAIDFGWGEEPAVFRSSVRVNATLPVVEPSRVAGVLDRFSGCRTVKVKVAGPSQRIADDVERVRAVREYLGPEGRIRLDANGAWTIDEAERAVHALAEFDLEYLEQPCASVDELAQLRERIRYMGIGIAADESVRKAEDPLAVARAGAADLLVIKAQPLGGIAAAERIIAEAGLPVVISSALDTSIGLSMGAHLAGVVPVLDYDCGLGTAALLEADVTEEPLSPVDGCIPVRRIDVSPALLDRHEASEDRRDWWLDRLRRCHARLTRVE